From Strigops habroptila isolate Jane chromosome 1, bStrHab1.2.pri, whole genome shotgun sequence, a single genomic window includes:
- the LOC115612260 gene encoding myosin regulatory light chain 2, smooth muscle minor isoform isoform X1 codes for MSSKRAKTKTTKKRPQRATSNVFAMFDQSQIQEFKEAFNMIDQNRDGFIDKEDLHDMLASLGKNPTDEYLDSMMNEAPGPINFTMFLTMFGEKLNGTDPEDVIRNAFACFDEEATGFIQEDYLRELLTTMGDRFTDEEVDELYREAPIDKKGNFNYIEFTRILKHGAKDKDD; via the exons ATGTCCAGCAAAAGGGCAAAGACGAAGACCACCAAGAAGCGCCCTCAGCGCGCCACTTCCAATGTGTTTGCGATGTTTGATCAGTCCCAGATTCAGGAATTCAAGGAGGCCTTCAACATGATCGACCAGAACAGGGATGGCTTCATTGACAAAGAGGACTTGCATGACATGCTTGCCTCCCTTG GAAAGAATCCAACGGATGAATACCTAGATTCCATGATGAATGAGGCTCCAGGCCCTATAAATTTCACAATGTTCCTTACAATGTTTGGTGAGAAGTTAAATGGCACCGACCCGGAAGATGTAATCAGGAATGCTTTTGCTTGCTTCGATGAAGAAGCAACAG GGTTCATCCAAGAAGACTACCTGCGAGAGCTGCTCACCACAATGGGAGACAGGTTCACGGATGAGGAGGTAGATGAGCTGTACAGGGAGGCACCCATTGACAAAAAGGGGAACTTCAACTACATCGAGTTCACACGCATCCTGAAACACGGAGCAAAAGACAAGGATGACTGA
- the LOC115612260 gene encoding myosin regulatory light chain 2, smooth muscle minor isoform isoform X2 produces MHVGFKSVELAGEISNALCRQTEKDITMEYPFMIQMVGTASQVPDKKQEPTANMSSKRAKTKTTKKRPQRATSNVFAMFDQSQIQEFKEAFNMIDQNRDGFIDKEDLHDMLASLGKNPTDEYLDSMMNEAPGPINFTMFLTMFGEKLNGTDPEDVIRNAFACFDEEATGFIQEDYLRELLTTMGDRFTDEEVDELYREAPIDKKGNFNYIEFTRILKHGAKDKDD; encoded by the exons ATGCACGTAGGATTTAAAAGTGTGGAATTAGCAGGGGAGATCAGTAACGCTCTTTGTAGACAGACCGAGAAGGACATAACCATGGAATATCCTTTTATGATCCAGATGGTTGGTACAGCGAGTCAGGTACCTGATAAAAAGCAAG aACCAACAGCCAACATGTCCAGCAAAAGGGCAAAGACGAAGACCACCAAGAAGCGCCCTCAGCGCGCCACTTCCAATGTGTTTGCGATGTTTGATCAGTCCCAGATTCAGGAATTCAAGGAGGCCTTCAACATGATCGACCAGAACAGGGATGGCTTCATTGACAAAGAGGACTTGCATGACATGCTTGCCTCCCTTG GAAAGAATCCAACGGATGAATACCTAGATTCCATGATGAATGAGGCTCCAGGCCCTATAAATTTCACAATGTTCCTTACAATGTTTGGTGAGAAGTTAAATGGCACCGACCCGGAAGATGTAATCAGGAATGCTTTTGCTTGCTTCGATGAAGAAGCAACAG GGTTCATCCAAGAAGACTACCTGCGAGAGCTGCTCACCACAATGGGAGACAGGTTCACGGATGAGGAGGTAGATGAGCTGTACAGGGAGGCACCCATTGACAAAAAGGGGAACTTCAACTACATCGAGTTCACACGCATCCTGAAACACGGAGCAAAAGACAAGGATGACTGA